The Bos indicus x Bos taurus breed Angus x Brahman F1 hybrid chromosome 3, Bos_hybrid_MaternalHap_v2.0, whole genome shotgun sequence genome segment aaattaaaagacgcttgttccttggaaggaaagctgtgacaaacttagaatattgaaaagcagagacatcactttgctgacaaaggtctgtatagtcaaacctatgatttttccagtagtcatgcatggatgggagaaggcaatggcgccccactccagtactcttgcctggaaaatcccatggatggaggagcctggtgggctgcagtccatggggtcgctaagagtcggaaacaacggagcgacttcactttcacttctcactttcatgcattgaagaaggaaatagcaacccgctccagtgttcttgcctggagaatcccagggacgggggagcctcgtgggctgccgtctatggggtcgcacagagtcggacacgactgaaccgacttagcagcagcagcagcagcagcagcatgcatggatgtgagatgaTGATgattgtgctcagttgtgtcctgactttttgtgatcccatggactgcagcccaccaggttcctctgtccatggaattttccaggcaagagtactagaatgggttgccattttcctcctccaggggatcttcctgacccagggatcaaatccacatctcttgtgtctcctgcattggcaggcagattctttactactgcaccacccaggaagctacagtccaagggactctcaagagtcttctccagcaccacaattcgaaggtGGCTGagcggcgaagaattgatgctttcaaactgtggtgctggagaagactcttgagagtcccttggactgcaagatcaaaccattcaatcctaaaggagatcaacactgaagatttactggaaggactgatgctgaagctgaagctccaatactttagccacctgaggcaaagaacagattcattggaaaagactgatgttgggaaagactgaaaggaaaagaagagggcagcagaggatgagatagcattagcgactcaacggacatgaattagagcaaactcggggagacagtggaggaacagaggaacctggagtgctgcagtccatggggtcacaaaaagtcagacacaacttagcgactgaacaacaatggggtgggggaggaaggtaAATATGGTAAAAACTCACTGTAACTCAAAGTTTGGTATTCAGTGGATGCAGTATAATGGTTAGCAGGCTGAATTCATAAAGGGAGGCTGAATTCATGGAGAGAAAGGTTAGACGACATGAGAGGAAAAAAGCAATTTTAGTGATTTTGACCATAAGAACTTCTAATTGGCTCTGTAATTCTGGGGATCTCAATAACACAGGACCAATGTTAGGAGTACAacttgatttgggcttcccttgtggctcagctggtaaagaacccgcctgcaatgcaggagacctgggttcgatccctgggttggaaagatcctctggagaagggaaaggcgacccactccagtattctggcctggagaattccacagactgtatagtccatggggtcgttgcaaagagttggatacaagtgactttcacttgatttgggggcagggaaggagactTAAATCACTCAACTTACACAGCATGAAGTGGGGGGTGTCTGACAGGAGATTTCTCTTAGCATTTCAtttagagagaaagaagcaagtaGGATGGAAATAGCTAATTATAccttacaggaaagaaaaaaatatcaagatACATTTAGGTTCTTTATAAAAGGCATGCTCTCTTCATATTAAACACTGTGTGGAGGAACAAATGAACTGAACAAATTAACAAATTAGGGAAATAACAAAAAAGTGGAATGGTCTGTGCTCTGTATGCTGCCCACTGTTAGGTGgtcactctcctctctcagggGTGTGGGGGGAATAATCATTCTACTTGTGTTGTTAGGTATTCCTCCACTCCCAACTTCCTATTAAAGCTGTGGCCCTTCTATATACTTAACTCTGAAAATTCCAGGCCTTATTGTCCTCAGACTTCACTTACTGGAGTCCTAGATAAGCattctggtttgttttttggtacagaatttcagtttaaaaatatcaCTCTTCACGTGTCTGTGAAATTATTGTAATTGTTTATTCCATGTGAATGTCATCATGAGGATAAGATGATGCTTTAAAACAGACTTTTGATGTCCCAGGGAAAAGCAAACATAAGCTATTTCTTTCATTCCCCATTGGGCTACTGCAGACTACCCCAGACGGAAACTtgagacccaggagacacagtTCGAAGGTGCACACGTCCTTACATCCCAGCCCTCCAGGCTAGCCAAGATGAGCACAGTTGCTTCAAGTGAATCAGGTACACACGTCAGCCCTATATATTCAGCATGACTTATATGGGGAAGAAAAATTTTGGTTTTACAGACAAAACTTTTTGTTAATGGAGTCATGTCAAACTATGCTCCTTCAGGATTAAATAATTTCAGCATTATGGCACTCAGATTAAATGTTCAGGCAGCTGACTCATTGTTCACTTCATGCATTATACAAAATACCCATGAAATAAGCCAGGCAACCAAAGTTTCATATGAAGGAGAAAATGCTGATGGCCTGCTACCTGCAGCACTGCACTGTGGGTTCGAAGAGTTCTCAGAAACAAAGAATGGCAAGAGACAAAGGGTGTTTGTGAAACCCAACATGTCCCACAGGGAAGGCACCCAGCGGCCCCTCCTGGCTGCTTACCTCGGCTTTCCCTCAGTGGCTCTCCGTCAGGCTCTCAGTGTCACACTCCTTGGGCGGTTCCCCTCCGCCTGGCAGCTCGCTCTCGATTTCCCACAGCACGTCATCCTCATCCTCCAGGTTGCTGGAGATGTGGCACTTCTTGAACCCTTGGACGATGGACTCGCTCGAGATGTTATTCCACGCCACCATGACCCACTCCAGAAAAAGGCCCAGAGGCGGCTTCTTGGCGTTCCCGGTGGGGCTGAGCGCCAGGTTCCCCGCCAGGAGCCAGTTGGAATACTGGGCCCGGACACTGTCATTCAGCGGTTTGTAGACCACCACATCCAACACCTGCAGCTGTGAGGTCAAGCCCCCCGGGATGATGACCATGTCGGTGTTCATGCTCTCCATGGAGCTCTTCACTGAGTCGGTGGCGTGGCCCCGGAAGCCGTTCAGGATCAGCAGCCCTCGCTGCTTGGGCACCGCGCCCGTCCTCCGCCTCCACACCACCTCTAGCCAGTCCTGCATCAGATCCTCCGTCATCCATCCATACCGGTGGCAGCGGATTTCCATGCCACTCGGGAACTTCCCAGGGGGGATGTACGTGCCCCTCAGAATGATATATGGAGGTAACTTCCTCCCATCAGCCAAGACACCAAGCATGGCTGTGATTTTCAGTTTCTCCCTCCCTGGCGTCTTGACTAAGACAGGCTTTTCCCCCTGGTTGTCCACAGTCACCCTCGAGGGCACCTCTAAGCAAATTGGCGTCTCGTCTGcgtttcccatctgagccacctggtagtCGTGTGCCCTGCGCAGAGCCAGGACGCTCCGCTGGTAGGTGACAAGCTTCTCCGTCAGGTCTTCGGGCAGCTGCTGGGGCACGGGCACCTTATGTCGCAGTGACAAGTCATACCTCCGCATCATTCTTCGACACCAACCCAAGCTAGCCTTGAAACCTTTCTCTGGAATGTTCATCTCCTGGGCGATCTCCAGAGCTTTCAGCTGCATGGCCTCCCTGGTGATGGGGTCCCCTTTGGCCTGCATGTATCGCACGTATTCGGCCACGCGCTGGTCCACAAGGGCGAAGCGCCCGTTCTTGGGGCCGCGGAAGGCACGCCGCATGGCGTGGGCATTCTGCAGCTGCGGCTTCACTTTGCGCCAGTCGCGGACGTTTTTCTCCAGCACCCCAAACTGTTTGGCCGCCTGGCAGTTGTTGGTGCTCTCGGCGTACTCCACCACCATTAACTTGAACCCTGCGTCGTAACTGCGGCGCATGCCCCGGCTGAACTGAAACTTCCCGGCCAGGTCGTCCGCCGAGAGGTCATACCCGGGGAAGCCCATGGCCATGTAGAAGGGGTACCCCTCGCCCCACTCGGGCAGCTCTGTGATGTCCCGAGGCAGACGGAGGCCAAAGCCATCCAGGTGCTGAGCCTGGGGAAACTGCGAGGCTACGTTCATCGGGCCCGCCCAATCTGGGGGCTTCATGTCGGATTCTTCCTTTTCTGGAAGACATACAGGGAGGAGTGAAGACAGTGCCCATGAGTCAAATGATTTTGGGGTCATTCCTTGATTTGTTTTTGGTCAAAATACCGAGACTACCTGAATCTGAAGTTCACTAAAAGCAGTCACTTTAATAACAGATACTTCCAAAGTCCTCACCCCTGTGCCAGTTCCCATAGATCACCACTtctaattctcacaataactgTTTCTTTACTCTGTCTTTGCAGATGAGTGTAGAAAAATTAAGTAATGCATCAAGGTGGCAAAGCCGGGAAGTGACACAGGCTGGCAACTGAACACAGGCACCCAGCTTGAGTAATGTACTGACTGTGAGGGCCACGCTTGGGCCAAAATAACCTTCACCTGGGTGAGAAGCCAAATGCAACCCATTCTACACATAGTGTTACAGAATTTCTATCATCATGAACTGAATCATATCCCTTAAACAAAATCTATAGCAATACCACACTTAGCAAAGTTAAGCTTATAAGGCTTAACTTATAAGTTTGCATAAGGTATGGTTTTATAAGGTATGGTTTTTGCATACCCATGTCAGAACTGGGTTTCACTGTATGTTTCTATTTAGAGAGTGGTCACAGAAATTAGATATTACTCAGGGCTATTACCATATGTCACCAAAACTAAGAACCCATCGACTGCAAGATGTACCATTATATgccattaagaaagaaaaaaaaaaaagaaaaaaaccaatacaatattgtaaagtaattagcctccacttaaaataaataaatttataataaaaaaaaatgccactagTGAAACTGGAACATGCCATCAGTTttaagagttagtcactcagtcgtgtccaactctttgcgatgccacggactgtagtccaggttcctctgtccatggaattctccaggcaagaatactggagtgggttaccattcccttttccaagggatcttcctgatccagggattgaacctgggtctttggtattgcatgcagattcttaactgtctgggccaccagggaagacccagcagttTTAACAAGCATTCTTAATTGCAGAGATGTTAAAGTGATGAGAGAAATACATCTTTTAGAATCAAtgaaacacagaattttaaactaTTACTTATAGAGAGAAGGCAAATaaaatcactctggctgctgggaAGCTGTATTTATCCAACTCCTGCTCTCTCATTGTTTCTCGGTACAACGCTGTATGCTTCTTTAGACGTATTTGCTCAAATGTGTACTACAGCTGCTACTGCTTTTTCTATCCAAGATGAAGAAGACAGGAAGTCAAGCAAAGCACCCTGGATGCATGCTTTGTCACGCTGTTTTCCTTAGTTTTCAGAAGTGTGTGGTGTGCTCCCAAGGCACTCAGGATGTGCACTGGACCAAAGCCACACAAACTTCAATTTCATTCACCTGCATATGAGGTTGCATGTTGAGATTTATAACCCGCAgttgacagatgaagaaatggacaaTCAGAGAGGTGGATGAagttgcctaaggtcacacagcatggGAAACAAGGAGATTTTTAAACTCCAAAGCCCATAGCTTTTCTGCCTCAGAACCTTGCCTTAGGCTTAAATACCCCCCAGAATGTACCTTAATGTAAACTTAAAATCCATCTTCATAATTCTCCCACTGGATGCCTTCTGGATTGGGTTAATCATAGTACCTGCAAAGGTTCCTCCTTGGAGCTGCCATTCGTCAGAATTCTGAGACTCCTCCTCCCTTTCCAACCGAGTGATCATGTCAGGCTTAGGGAATGGGAATTCTGTTTACAGGAAATAAAACAGGTTAACAGCTGTGTTACTGTCTTGGACAATTGCCAAAATAAGTACTTTGTGATACTTATGCAAACCTCCCATCCACTCTCACCCCTACAGTCTTCTCAGTATGGAGATTTATGAAAGGCCGTAGAGAAGAATTCAAGGATActtaaagaaaaactatgatgGGAAACAGGTCTGTCCAAGGGAATTTATGGATCTTTGCTAATGAGGGGCCGGACTAGCAATGACAAAAACGAACTGCATTTAGCAGGGAAGTGGGTGTATGCAGCCACTGATCTAATGAGCATTCCAGTACCTGCATGAGCCAAGTGGGGAAATCCCTCCAAATGGTTAGACTCTAATAATATCAGTGCTGGGAGGGAAGCAACAAGGATTCTTTGGGGATATGTCCCCAAGCTTCTGAGGCTGACAGGATAACAGCGAGGCCTGCCTTCTCTCCTAGGACAGAAGTATAAAGTACAGGCCCAGATCCACAGTGACATTTcctagatgtctttttttttttttgataagcaTGCCTGGGTTGAATGAGGATGGTTCTGAGAGCTGGCATAAGCTGCTGAGTAGGAGGACACAATATTTATATCCTGCCTAAtcaaaaacaggaaattaaatgGACACAGGCATTGAGGGGACAGAGTCCAGGTTCAGGAGAGAGGTATGTTGGATACACCTGAGAAGAGAGACATGGAAGCAATTCTCTGGGCTCAGAGCTTCTAAgggacaaaggaaaacaaagttttACCCAGAGACAGGACAGTTTCATAATTCATCCTCATGACCTCCCGGTAGAGAGCCTTTTGTTGCTCCGTCAAAACTTCCCACTCCTCATCGGAAAAATATATGGCCACCTCATCAAATAGGGCTGGCACCTGCAACAGTGAACAGGCTTTTCTCAACGACTAGTTGGCACACGCAGACACAGATCACACACCATTGTCTCACAAGGGCGGCCTGGGCCCAGAGACACATCAGTCCTCACACGGCTCCAAGAAGCAAAATCTGGATGTCAACAAGCTCCTCTGTGCCCTGCTGAGTGTTTGCCACACTCCCATTCATGGATAAGGAGAGCAGAACCTTGAGATGAAAACTCCCCACCATGGATCACCAGGTCGAGAGACTGGATCCTCATCCAAAGCAGGGAGAGCTGATCACAGCTCAGCCCCCACCCAGAGCCAGTCAACCACAGGAATGAGCACCCTGAGACAGTTCCCCTGCCAACACAGCCCTGCTGTCTCCCTCAGTCACAGACCCTCAGACCACGGGGGTGCTGGCGGTTGCCTGGGCACTAGTCTCCAGTTGCAGAGCGCTAGTCCCAGTGTATGACTCAGAACCCCAGAGCTGCCCGGGGAGGAGCCGGTGAGAGAAGGGACCTCATCTGGCCTTTTCCAATCCAtaagaggatgaggaggaggagagaagggctaATTAGAGCTTCAATTTATGTAATGAGATACTAGAGCAAACTGGTTTGCTTTGACGCCTAGACCCACAGCAGAAAGCCCTAAAGACAGAGCTCCACTCCCCACTCCCATACCTCCCCGACACCATGGGCCAGTGGGAGAGGGTGCCCACGTGGTCAAATGCAGCCAAGCCACCCAGACCAACCTCCTCTTGTTtaactctttcctttctttttactatGTGTCATCTTGCAGTCATTAAAAATCCTATTCCAAAGCTCATCATATTTAGTGGTAAAGCATCACTGGGCTGCTGCATTCAGAGCTATTTCCTGTGGCACAGTCTAGGGCCTGGGAGGGGATCATGATGATGTTTAGAAAAGTTCAGTGTCTGCACGGTCTGCAGCTTCTTCAGGTGTCTGGCCATCAGTCATTTAGACCTCCTGGCCTTTCCGCCTTATTCACAAAGTCCACCCCATCCCTCCTCACCCTCACAGCCCCCTTCCACATAGGGAGAACTTTCTGCAAAAGGCTCTGTaactgcttcatttattttccccCACAACCCCATTTAATCCAGGAGGAAACTGGCTCAGAGCAGCCCTGTTTCTGGTCTAAAAATCACACAGCCAATAAACAATAGGGTTGAGGCTGGGACCTAGGATGTCTGATTTCAAGGCTCTGGCCCTTAAAGAGGGCAGAATGGCCTCCCTGGTACCCAGCTTGCAGGCTTGCACTTCTACCCCACACGCTCAGTGGAACTTCACTCCTGCAGTTCCTTGAACAAACCATTCCCACCCCTCCAAAGACCAGGAGTCTCTATACATGCTGCTTCAGAAGTCTTCCTCATTCTTGGCCTGGCTGACACCCACCCACCTTCCAAGATTCAGCCCAGATATCCTGTTCCCTGGGTAAGCTGGCCTCAACCTGGGCTGTGTACCTTGTAATGCCCTGGGCTCAAGCTCTGTGGCACTTATCACACTGCAGGATCCTCTTGGTTTACCTGTCTGCTTCTTTCACTAGAGTATCAGCTCACTGAGGGCAGAACCTGggcttattttgttttgttcccCTAAGCCTAGGACACTTCCTGTAGAAAGTAATCCCTTGAAATGGTGTTTTTGAGTCAAAGATTTAAGTAGATACTCTCTTCGCTTCTCTTGTTCTACCTGGAATAGTttcaaataatcattaaaatttaTCTGTCACAAAACTGAGCCTACTCTTTTGAGTAAGAATGGACAAAAATGCCTAGTGTAAAATACCAGGAGGTATAATGGATGGGTCTCCGGGCTCTGCTCAGATTTCATCAATCTGGAAAGCCAGGCAGCTAGGAATTTtccatcccaccccatcccacttccCAGGCTTTTGAACAACTCTCCCTTTGGCCTTTTCTCTCCCTAGGAAATTTCAGATCTAGGCTATACCTATTTATAGTCCCTTTCCCTTTGCTGATAAAACAGGACACAGGACGGGCTGTGCCTGTCATTTCAGAAGGGCGATCCCTATCAACACTCATAGAAGGTAACACGTACCCAGTGTGACAAAAATACAGCAGCCCTGGAGTGGTGAGCAGGCACCTGGAGGCTGGGGTTGGATTCATCTCCTCCCATTTACGACTGAGCCACAGAGGGTCCTCAGACAAGCCCACATGATGCTTCAGAGGCACACGGTGTAGTGTGGCTTAGCGATGCTGCTCACAGCAACCTTCTGTGAGAACTGAGCAAGCCTTTAGCCAGGCCCTGCTGTGCAGGCCTCCCTGCTCTCTACAGAGGCCTTTTATCTGGCCAAGCACAGAAGAAGGTAAACAGGGCCAGCCCTGGGCCAAACTCAGAAATCAGGCAGCCAGCGTCCAACCCCCAGACACCCACCCTTGCTTGGCCTCACAGGTAGGGGCCCTCGATCcctgccctccttccttcccagaaGGTCAAGGTCTCATCAGATAGGTGTTCTTCCTTCTGCTTGTGTGCACTGCCTCGCTCGGCCCCAAGAGCTGGCATTCCAATGCTTATCTAACCATCCTAGAGTACTTACACGCTGCCCAGGCATGCTGACGAAGCTGTATAACCACTCAACAAAGACAGTGGGGCTCTTAGGGCAGAGGCCTGGGACCAGTGCACTGAtagagtgccaggcactgtgtagGGCACTCTTTCTTGCACTTTTATTGAATCCTTTAGCTAATACAAGGATACAGGGATCACTACCCCAGTTTTATGGGTGAGCTAAAGGCTGATAAGcatcttgcccaagatcacagagttAGCAAGTCTGACTCCCATGCCCACACTTTCTCAGCAGGTCACTTAGGCCCCTGCTTCGTGGCAGTAGGAAACCCCAGGGTCCCTTAAGCAAGATGAACCGAGGACTTCTTCCTCAGAGCTTCTAAGGAGAGAGCTCAGACTCCAGGGTGTAGCATATACCCCCAGGTGGCTGGCTTGAGCCTGGGGCCCGCCCTTCTTCTCTCAACCGTCTCCTCCACTCCCCGACACGCACTGCAGGCTCCAGCTGCAAGAGCTGCTGCTGACTCTACACATAAACTTTTTTTCCCAGTGCCTGTGCTCCTGGCTTCCTAGATAGCAAGATCTTCCGTTCCCTTGGCTGGTTCTACCTCTGCCTAAGACTTGGTTCAAAGtacatcttcccttttctctagcTGAAATTGTATTTCTACTCCAATTCTCCCATGCAATATTACCCTTATAGCATGGTTTAAGATTGAAAGCTTTTATTGATCACCCTAACACAACCTACAGCCAAAACACATATGTAAGAGACAGATTtgattgttttcttctagttgccCTGGAACAggatttttttcactcagcactGCTGACACTTCTGGCCAGATCATTCTCTGTTGCAGGGGCTGTCCTGGGCATCACAGATGTACGGCAGCATCCCGGGCCTCTACCCAGGAGATGCCAGTAGGCTCTCCCACTTCCCAAGTTCCACCACAAGTCATGATAACCAGAAATGTCTCCACCCAGATGTACCTGGGAGGGGGCAAAACTACGTACTACTCAAGACCAGGTCTTTGCCTGCTTTTTCCAGGAGTTCTCAGGCCTGTAGGAGAGACTGACATCTACCACAGAATTCCAAATACTGTGCAATTAATCAGATTTACTTTCCTGTCTTACTCATAAAACAAGTATTAATAATTCCACGAGACTAAGGACTTTGTGTTAATGACACTCAGCACTGCGCTGAGCAACTGCAGATGGATGGCCGGTTGCTTGGATGCCACACGTGCCggtcctcctcctccagcccaaGC includes the following:
- the POGK gene encoding pogo transposable element with KRAB domain isoform X1, with product MRPTRCTLTPHLGIARAPRGQERGLCTGVGAGRKRIRRRENLRSRGNEFCRDGIHSLPSEFDPERRGRRRRDSEPGTGGWPHRYAKSPNLLRGWMEFPFPKPDMITRLEREEESQNSDEWQLQGGTFAEKEESDMKPPDWAGPMNVASQFPQAQHLDGFGLRLPRDITELPEWGEGYPFYMAMGFPGYDLSADDLAGKFQFSRGMRRSYDAGFKLMVVEYAESTNNCQAAKQFGVLEKNVRDWRKVKPQLQNAHAMRRAFRGPKNGRFALVDQRVAEYVRYMQAKGDPITREAMQLKALEIAQEMNIPEKGFKASLGWCRRMMRRYDLSLRHKVPVPQQLPEDLTEKLVTYQRSVLALRRAHDYQVAQMGNADETPICLEVPSRVTVDNQGEKPVLVKTPGREKLKITAMLGVLADGRKLPPYIILRGTYIPPGKFPSGMEIRCHRYGWMTEDLMQDWLEVVWRRRTGAVPKQRGLLILNGFRGHATDSVKSSMESMNTDMVIIPGGLTSQLQVLDVVVYKPLNDSVRAQYSNWLLAGNLALSPTGNAKKPPLGLFLEWVMVAWNNISSESIVQGFKKCHISSNLEDEDDVLWEIESELPGGGEPPKECDTESLTESH
- the POGK gene encoding pogo transposable element with KRAB domain isoform X2; this encodes MASTACPLNLTLKEEEEEEEIQSRELEDGPTDMQKVRICSEGGWVPALFDEVAIYFSDEEWEVLTEQQKALYREVMRMNYETVLSLEFPFPKPDMITRLEREEESQNSDEWQLQGGTFAEKEESDMKPPDWAGPMNVASQFPQAQHLDGFGLRLPRDITELPEWGEGYPFYMAMGFPGYDLSADDLAGKFQFSRGMRRSYDAGFKLMVVEYAESTNNCQAAKQFGVLEKNVRDWRKVKPQLQNAHAMRRAFRGPKNGRFALVDQRVAEYVRYMQAKGDPITREAMQLKALEIAQEMNIPEKGFKASLGWCRRMMRRYDLSLRHKVPVPQQLPEDLTEKLVTYQRSVLALRRAHDYQVAQMGNADETPICLEVPSRVTVDNQGEKPVLVKTPGREKLKITAMLGVLADGRKLPPYIILRGTYIPPGKFPSGMEIRCHRYGWMTEDLMQDWLEVVWRRRTGAVPKQRGLLILNGFRGHATDSVKSSMESMNTDMVIIPGGLTSQLQVLDVVVYKPLNDSVRAQYSNWLLAGNLALSPTGNAKKPPLGLFLEWVMVAWNNISSESIVQGFKKCHISSNLEDEDDVLWEIESELPGGGEPPKECDTESLTESH